A genomic window from Salvia miltiorrhiza cultivar Shanhuang (shh) chromosome 5, IMPLAD_Smil_shh, whole genome shotgun sequence includes:
- the LOC130987074 gene encoding cadmium-induced protein AS8-like isoform X2 — protein sequence MIIKSIFRRYERWNPVHPTSGAFWGVGVGIGCGIGWGPGFGPEVVGYVGAGCGSGFSVGITFLGFGIGLPANYILQLPASAVKVTTRGAWDVAQAGVVLGKKGLEGDGWGRISSNISEALQNPYQYVPFFSFKAENWKGNIVDFEGMKTSVASNAKQITDCFQRVGGRFSPWDGAGSKNL from the exons ATGATAATAAAGAGTATCTTTAGGAGATATGAGAGGTGGAATCCCGTGCATCCAACATCAGGAGCCTTTTGGGGTGTCGGAGTAGGCATTGGTTGTGGCATAGGATGGGGTCCCGGCTTTGGCCCTGAGGTAGTTGGTTATGTTGGAGCTGGCTGCGGTTCTGGCTTTAGTGTTGGGATCACTTTTCTTGGCTTCGGCATTGGCCTTCCGGCTAACTACATTTTACAACTCCCCGCTAGTG CTGTTAAGGTTACAACGAGGGGTGCGTGGGATGTTGCTCAGGCTGGAGTTGTACTTGGGAAGAAGGGTCTTGAAGGTGATGGTTGGGGCAGGATTAGTTCTAACATCTCTGAAGCACTACAGAACCCGTATCAGTATGTGCCTTTTTTCTCCTTCAAGGCTGAAAATTGGAAGGGGAACATTGTAGATTTTGAGGGCATGAAAACTTCTGTGGCTTCAAATGCTAAGCAGATCACAGATTGCTTTCAAAGAGTCGGGGGGCGCTTCAGTCCTTGGGATGGAGCTG
- the LOC130987074 gene encoding cadmium-induced protein AS8-like isoform X1 produces MIIKSIFRRYERWNPVHPTSGAFWGVGVGIGCGIGWGPGFGPEVVGYVGAGCGSGFSVGITFLGFGIGLPANYILQLPASAVKVTTRGAWDVAQAGVVLGKKGLEGDGWGRISSNISEALQNPYQYVPFFSFKAENWKGNIVDFEGMKTSVASNAKQITDCFQRVGGRFSPWDGAGTYNNTMLVKHFLLEQ; encoded by the exons ATGATAATAAAGAGTATCTTTAGGAGATATGAGAGGTGGAATCCCGTGCATCCAACATCAGGAGCCTTTTGGGGTGTCGGAGTAGGCATTGGTTGTGGCATAGGATGGGGTCCCGGCTTTGGCCCTGAGGTAGTTGGTTATGTTGGAGCTGGCTGCGGTTCTGGCTTTAGTGTTGGGATCACTTTTCTTGGCTTCGGCATTGGCCTTCCGGCTAACTACATTTTACAACTCCCCGCTAGTG CTGTTAAGGTTACAACGAGGGGTGCGTGGGATGTTGCTCAGGCTGGAGTTGTACTTGGGAAGAAGGGTCTTGAAGGTGATGGTTGGGGCAGGATTAGTTCTAACATCTCTGAAGCACTACAGAACCCGTATCAGTATGTGCCTTTTTTCTCCTTCAAGGCTGAAAATTGGAAGGGGAACATTGTAGATTTTGAGGGCATGAAAACTTCTGTGGCTTCAAATGCTAAGCAGATCACAGATTGCTTTCAAAGAGTCGGGGGGCGCTTCAGTCCTTGGGATGGAGCTGGTACGTACAATAACACGATGCTTGTTAAACATTTCCTTCTTGAACAATGA
- the LOC130987074 gene encoding uncharacterized protein LOC130987074 isoform X3 codes for MLELAAVLALVLGSLFLASALAFRLTTFYNSPLVVTTRGAWDVAQAGVVLGKKGLEGDGWGRISSNISEALQNPYQYVPFFSFKAENWKGNIVDFEGMKTSVASNAKQITDCFQRVGGRFSPWDGAGSKNL; via the exons ATGTTGGAGCTGGCTGCGGTTCTGGCTTTAGTGTTGGGATCACTTTTCTTGGCTTCGGCATTGGCCTTCCGGCTAACTACATTTTACAACTCCCCGCTAGTG GTTACAACGAGGGGTGCGTGGGATGTTGCTCAGGCTGGAGTTGTACTTGGGAAGAAGGGTCTTGAAGGTGATGGTTGGGGCAGGATTAGTTCTAACATCTCTGAAGCACTACAGAACCCGTATCAGTATGTGCCTTTTTTCTCCTTCAAGGCTGAAAATTGGAAGGGGAACATTGTAGATTTTGAGGGCATGAAAACTTCTGTGGCTTCAAATGCTAAGCAGATCACAGATTGCTTTCAAAGAGTCGGGGGGCGCTTCAGTCCTTGGGATGGAGCTG